The Gemmatimonadaceae bacterium DNA segment GCGGTACGTGGGCCCCGGCGATGACGATTGTCGGCGGCGTCGCCTCAAAGACCGCGCCCACACCCAGCGCCGTGACCTGCTCCACGGCGTAGCCGCGGTGCATCGCCTCCGCGACGATGGCGGGACCAGCGGCGTCCGGCACCTCAACCAAGAGCACGCGGTGCTCCGGTGCCTTGTCGGCGGCGGACTCGGGTTCCGCCGCGCCCTCCGGTTTGAGCGAGGCCGCGAGCGCCCGCACGAACTGGCGCACGATTCCCGCGCGCCGGTCCCGGTCGAGCGCCGGGTCGCCCGCCCACTTGACCGCGACCGGTTCCAGTGCGCCTGCGAGGCGGCTGGCCTCGTGAAACCCGTAGCTGCCGGCCGTCCCGTGCACCCGGTGCAGTTCGCGCCGCAGCGCGTCCACGACCTCCGGCGCGGCCGGGTCGCGCAATAGCTGCTCGGCAAGTTCCGAAAACGCCGTCAGCGTGTTCCCGCTCGTCGCGAGATACTTCTCGCGCAACTCGGCGAGCACGGCATTGAGATCGGCGGAACCGGCCATCGGAGGGGGAGAAGGGTCGGGGCTGCGCCGGGCTTGGCACTGGGAATTATCGCGCACGGAGGCGGCCGAGGACAGCCCGATGTCAGAACGTGTTGCGCCGGTTGCGAGTGTAGCGGTCGCTGAGCGACATTGCGCCGATGCGACTTCTTTGCGCCGACGACGAACCGGACATCCGGACCATCCTGGAGCTCGCCCTCGGGCTGGAACCCCGCATCGAGGCCGAGATCCTGCCCTCAGGTGCCGAACTGCTCCGGCGAGTGAAGGACCACAAGCCGGATGCCATTCTGCTCGACGCGATGATGCCGGAACTGGACGGCTACGAGACCTGCCGCCGCCTCAAGGCCGACCCGGAGACGGCACATATCCCGGTCGTCTTCCTCACCGCCCGTGCCCAGCGCGGAGAACAGGATACCGCGCTTGAGGTCGGCGCGGTGGCCTGCCTGACCAAGCCGTTTGACCCGCTCACGCTCGCCGGCGAGCTTCTCGTCACCCTCGGACAGTAGGCGGATGCAGCCGCGCGCGCGCTTCGTGGTACTGTTGGCGCTTGGCACGATGGCCCTGCTCGCCGCGCGCGCCGCAGGTAGGGCGTCCCCAGAACGGACCGTGGACTGCGACATTGCCGCCGCGAATCTGGTCATCGATAGCGGGTGGACCCACTGGCGGAACGGCGACGTGGCCGCTGCGGAAGGCGCGTTTCGCCGAGGGGTCTCCTTCTGCCGCGAAGCCCGACGCGCCTGGACGGGACTCGGCTACGTTGCGCTGCGGCGCGACCTCGTCGACCTCGCGATCGCGCGCTTCGACACCGCTTTCGCGGTTGATAGCGTCCGCGACACCGACGAAGCCATCGGGCTCGGCCTCGCGACCTTCCGCGCCGGACAACTGGCCCGCGCCCGCGCCGCATTCCTCCTCGCCGATTCGCTCGCGCCCGGCGATTCCGTGGTCCGCGACTACCTG contains these protein-coding regions:
- a CDS encoding response regulator, with amino-acid sequence MRLLCADDEPDIRTILELALGLEPRIEAEILPSGAELLRRVKDHKPDAILLDAMMPELDGYETCRRLKADPETAHIPVVFLTARAQRGEQDTALEVGAVACLTKPFDPLTLAGELLVTLGQ